In Nicotiana tabacum cultivar K326 chromosome 11, ASM71507v2, whole genome shotgun sequence, a single window of DNA contains:
- the LOC107823033 gene encoding uncharacterized protein LOC107823033 isoform X1, translating to MLNISLSSLHPRPLSFWSIPLCVVCVWERERGKMPIEMLKGLPFSVDTWSTKSSTKRYHFLTHAHKDHTQGICTYASYPIYCSHLTKTLVLQHYPQLDESIFVGIEVGQCLVIKDSDGDFTVTAFDANHCPGKFGNILHTGDCRLTIECLQQLPLKYVGTPGKEPKCRIDCIILDCTFGQSPLKMSSRQSAIQQVINCIWKHPQAPTVYLTCDLLGHEEILVHVSQAFGCKIYVDKVKTPECFQALELMVPEILSEDSSSRFQLFDGFPKLYQRAEAKISEARSACQHEPLIIRPSAQWYACDDGISDIEGRKKERCDQPVRDIFGVWHICYSIHSSKEELEWALQLLAPRWVVSTTASCKAMELDYVKRCINQHRNFGDPFWQLLGFTMDVESVVDAATAPDVVEVSSSPLAESNAQDYADNSQSTTTSFSIYRQSHLSPPSKPAPVTLFGRARLGLDSSYFKHEEKEPILPDNHSVLRGSDEFEVISFKEEVEVEEGKTLAISEGLDIRSKEILMHTETEYCRHISESAVGLSKSYNPSLRKIYRSMNVRVPRPLPSLTELMNDTKRAKRRL from the exons ATGTTGAATATTTCCCTCTCAAGTCTCCATCCCCGACCTCTCTCCTTTTGGAGTATTCCACTGTGTGTAGTGTGTGTatgggagagagagagaggaaaaatGCCAATAGAAATGCTAAAAGGACTACCATTTTCAGTGGACACATGGAGTACAAAGTCAAGCACAAAGAGGTACCATTTCTTAACACATGCCCATAAGGATCACACTCAAGGAATCTGCACTTACGCTTCTTACCCTATTTATTGTTCGCATCTCACCAAAACTCTTGTTCTACAGCACTATCCTCAG CTTGATGAATCAATTTTTGTGGGTATTGAGGTTGGGCAATGTTTGGTGATCAAGGATTCTGATGGTGATTTCACGGTTACTGCCTTTGACGCCAATCATTGCCCAG GAAAATTTGGAAACATCCTGCATACAGGAGATTGCAGACTCACGATTGAATGTTTGCAACAATTACCCCTAAAGTATGTGGGCACCCCAGGAAAAGAACCGAAGTGCCGAATTGATTGTATTATACTTGATTGCACATTTGGTCAGTCTCCATTGAAGATGTCCAGCAGGCAGTCAGCAATCCAACAG gtcatcaattgcATATGGAAGCACCCTCAGGCTCCTACAGTATATCTGACGTGTGATCTTCTTGGCCACGAGGAGATTCTTGTGCATGTTTCACAGGCATTTGGTTGCAAGATATATGTTGATAAAGTTAAAACTCCAGAATGCTTTCAGGCTTTGGAACTAATGGTGCCTGAAATCTTGTCTGAAGATTCATCTTCTCGTTTTCAACTGTTTGATGGGTTTCCGAAACTGTACCAAAGAGCAGAAGCCAAGATCTCAGAGGCTCGGTCTGCTTGTCAGCATGAGCCGCTAATTATTCGACCATCAGCACAGTGGTATGCATGCGATGATGGTATTTCGGATATTGAGGGGCGGAAAAAAGAAAGATGTGACCAACCAGTGagagatatattcggtgtctggCATATTTGTTACTCCATACACTCATCGAAGGAAGAACTGGAGTGGGCTTTGCAACTTCTTGCACCTAGGTGGGTCGTCTCTACAACAGCTAGTTGCAAGGCTATGGAGCTGGATTATGTGAAGCGTTGCATTAATCAACATCGGAATTTTGGTGACCCTTTCTGGCAACTTTTGGGGTTTACTATGGACGTGGAATCTGTAGTTGATGCAGCAACAGCTCCAGATGTGGTTGAGGTTTCAAGCTCACCTTTGGCCGAGAGCAATGCTCAAGATTATGCAGACAACTCCCAGTCGACGACGACATCTTTTAGCATTTATAGGCAGTCACACCTTTCTCCTCCAAGCAAACCAGCCCCAGTAACATTATTTGGTAGGGCGAGGCTTGGGCTCGACAGTTCTTATTTCAAACATGAAGAGAAGGAGCCTATACTTCCAGATAATCATTCTGTATTGAGAGGTTCTGACGAGTTTGAGGTTATTTCATTTAAGGAAGAAGTTGAAGTGGAAGAAGGTAAGACCTTGGCAATAAGTGAAGGTTTAGACATTAGGAGTAAAGAGATCTTGATGCATACAGAAACAGAGTATTGTAGACATATTTCTGAGTCAGCTGTTGGATTGTCAAAGAGTTATAATCCaagtttgagaaaaatatacCGGTCTATGAATGTGAGAGTGCCTCGACCTCTTCCTTCATTGACGGAGCTTATGAATGACACCAAGCGTGCTAAGAGAAGGCTGTAA
- the LOC107823033 gene encoding uncharacterized protein LOC107823033 isoform X3 — protein sequence MFVDGALMFLYEGKFGNILHTGDCRLTIECLQQLPLKYVGTPGKEPKCRIDCIILDCTFGQSPLKMSSRQSAIQQVINCIWKHPQAPTVYLTCDLLGHEEILVHVSQAFGCKIYVDKVKTPECFQALELMVPEILSEDSSSRFQLFDGFPKLYQRAEAKISEARSACQHEPLIIRPSAQWYACDDGISDIEGRKKERCDQPVRDIFGVWHICYSIHSSKEELEWALQLLAPRWVVSTTASCKAMELDYVKRCINQHRNFGDPFWQLLGFTMDVESVVDAATAPDVVEVSSSPLAESNAQDYADNSQSTTTSFSIYRQSHLSPPSKPAPVTLFGRARLGLDSSYFKHEEKEPILPDNHSVLRGSDEFEVISFKEEVEVEEGKTLAISEGLDIRSKEILMHTETEYCRHISESAVGLSKSYNPSLRKIYRSMNVRVPRPLPSLTELMNDTKRAKRRL from the exons ATGTTTGTGGATG GGGCTCTGATGTTCTTGTATGAAGGAAAATTTGGAAACATCCTGCATACAGGAGATTGCAGACTCACGATTGAATGTTTGCAACAATTACCCCTAAAGTATGTGGGCACCCCAGGAAAAGAACCGAAGTGCCGAATTGATTGTATTATACTTGATTGCACATTTGGTCAGTCTCCATTGAAGATGTCCAGCAGGCAGTCAGCAATCCAACAG gtcatcaattgcATATGGAAGCACCCTCAGGCTCCTACAGTATATCTGACGTGTGATCTTCTTGGCCACGAGGAGATTCTTGTGCATGTTTCACAGGCATTTGGTTGCAAGATATATGTTGATAAAGTTAAAACTCCAGAATGCTTTCAGGCTTTGGAACTAATGGTGCCTGAAATCTTGTCTGAAGATTCATCTTCTCGTTTTCAACTGTTTGATGGGTTTCCGAAACTGTACCAAAGAGCAGAAGCCAAGATCTCAGAGGCTCGGTCTGCTTGTCAGCATGAGCCGCTAATTATTCGACCATCAGCACAGTGGTATGCATGCGATGATGGTATTTCGGATATTGAGGGGCGGAAAAAAGAAAGATGTGACCAACCAGTGagagatatattcggtgtctggCATATTTGTTACTCCATACACTCATCGAAGGAAGAACTGGAGTGGGCTTTGCAACTTCTTGCACCTAGGTGGGTCGTCTCTACAACAGCTAGTTGCAAGGCTATGGAGCTGGATTATGTGAAGCGTTGCATTAATCAACATCGGAATTTTGGTGACCCTTTCTGGCAACTTTTGGGGTTTACTATGGACGTGGAATCTGTAGTTGATGCAGCAACAGCTCCAGATGTGGTTGAGGTTTCAAGCTCACCTTTGGCCGAGAGCAATGCTCAAGATTATGCAGACAACTCCCAGTCGACGACGACATCTTTTAGCATTTATAGGCAGTCACACCTTTCTCCTCCAAGCAAACCAGCCCCAGTAACATTATTTGGTAGGGCGAGGCTTGGGCTCGACAGTTCTTATTTCAAACATGAAGAGAAGGAGCCTATACTTCCAGATAATCATTCTGTATTGAGAGGTTCTGACGAGTTTGAGGTTATTTCATTTAAGGAAGAAGTTGAAGTGGAAGAAGGTAAGACCTTGGCAATAAGTGAAGGTTTAGACATTAGGAGTAAAGAGATCTTGATGCATACAGAAACAGAGTATTGTAGACATATTTCTGAGTCAGCTGTTGGATTGTCAAAGAGTTATAATCCaagtttgagaaaaatatacCGGTCTATGAATGTGAGAGTGCCTCGACCTCTTCCTTCATTGACGGAGCTTATGAATGACACCAAGCGTGCTAAGAGAAGGCTGTAA
- the LOC107823033 gene encoding uncharacterized protein LOC107823033 isoform X2, which yields MLNISLSSLHPRPLSFWSIPLCVVCVWERERGKMPIEMLKGLPFSVDTWSTKSSTKRYHFLTHAHKDHTQGICTYASYPIYCSHLTKTLVLQHYPQLDESIFVGIEVGQCLVIKDSDGDFTVTAFDANHCPGALMFLYEGKFGNILHTGDCRLTIECLQQLPLKYVGTPGKEPKCRIDCIILDCTFGQSPLKMSSRQSAIQQVINCIWKHPQAPTVYLTCDLLGHEEILVHVSQAFGCKIYVDKVKTPECFQALELMVPEILSEDSSSRFQLFDGFPKLYQRAEAKISEARSACQHEPLIIRPSAQWYACDDGISDIEGRKKERCDQPVRDIFGVWHICYSIHSSKEELEWALQLLAPRWVVSTTASCKAMELDYVKRCINQHRNFGDPFWQLLGFTMDVESVVDAATAPDVVEVSSSPLAESNAQDYADNSQSTTTSFSIYRQSHLSPPSKPAPVTLFGRARLGLDSSYFKHEEKEPILPDNHSVLRGSDEFEVISFKEEVEVEEGKTLAISEGLDIRSKEILMHTETEYCRHISESAVGLSKSYNPSLRKIYRSMNVRVPRPLPSLTELMNDTKRAKRRL from the exons ATGTTGAATATTTCCCTCTCAAGTCTCCATCCCCGACCTCTCTCCTTTTGGAGTATTCCACTGTGTGTAGTGTGTGTatgggagagagagagaggaaaaatGCCAATAGAAATGCTAAAAGGACTACCATTTTCAGTGGACACATGGAGTACAAAGTCAAGCACAAAGAGGTACCATTTCTTAACACATGCCCATAAGGATCACACTCAAGGAATCTGCACTTACGCTTCTTACCCTATTTATTGTTCGCATCTCACCAAAACTCTTGTTCTACAGCACTATCCTCAG CTTGATGAATCAATTTTTGTGGGTATTGAGGTTGGGCAATGTTTGGTGATCAAGGATTCTGATGGTGATTTCACGGTTACTGCCTTTGACGCCAATCATTGCCCAG GGGCTCTGATGTTCTTGTATGAAGGAAAATTTGGAAACATCCTGCATACAGGAGATTGCAGACTCACGATTGAATGTTTGCAACAATTACCCCTAAAGTATGTGGGCACCCCAGGAAAAGAACCGAAGTGCCGAATTGATTGTATTATACTTGATTGCACATTTGGTCAGTCTCCATTGAAGATGTCCAGCAGGCAGTCAGCAATCCAACAG gtcatcaattgcATATGGAAGCACCCTCAGGCTCCTACAGTATATCTGACGTGTGATCTTCTTGGCCACGAGGAGATTCTTGTGCATGTTTCACAGGCATTTGGTTGCAAGATATATGTTGATAAAGTTAAAACTCCAGAATGCTTTCAGGCTTTGGAACTAATGGTGCCTGAAATCTTGTCTGAAGATTCATCTTCTCGTTTTCAACTGTTTGATGGGTTTCCGAAACTGTACCAAAGAGCAGAAGCCAAGATCTCAGAGGCTCGGTCTGCTTGTCAGCATGAGCCGCTAATTATTCGACCATCAGCACAGTGGTATGCATGCGATGATGGTATTTCGGATATTGAGGGGCGGAAAAAAGAAAGATGTGACCAACCAGTGagagatatattcggtgtctggCATATTTGTTACTCCATACACTCATCGAAGGAAGAACTGGAGTGGGCTTTGCAACTTCTTGCACCTAGGTGGGTCGTCTCTACAACAGCTAGTTGCAAGGCTATGGAGCTGGATTATGTGAAGCGTTGCATTAATCAACATCGGAATTTTGGTGACCCTTTCTGGCAACTTTTGGGGTTTACTATGGACGTGGAATCTGTAGTTGATGCAGCAACAGCTCCAGATGTGGTTGAGGTTTCAAGCTCACCTTTGGCCGAGAGCAATGCTCAAGATTATGCAGACAACTCCCAGTCGACGACGACATCTTTTAGCATTTATAGGCAGTCACACCTTTCTCCTCCAAGCAAACCAGCCCCAGTAACATTATTTGGTAGGGCGAGGCTTGGGCTCGACAGTTCTTATTTCAAACATGAAGAGAAGGAGCCTATACTTCCAGATAATCATTCTGTATTGAGAGGTTCTGACGAGTTTGAGGTTATTTCATTTAAGGAAGAAGTTGAAGTGGAAGAAGGTAAGACCTTGGCAATAAGTGAAGGTTTAGACATTAGGAGTAAAGAGATCTTGATGCATACAGAAACAGAGTATTGTAGACATATTTCTGAGTCAGCTGTTGGATTGTCAAAGAGTTATAATCCaagtttgagaaaaatatacCGGTCTATGAATGTGAGAGTGCCTCGACCTCTTCCTTCATTGACGGAGCTTATGAATGACACCAAGCGTGCTAAGAGAAGGCTGTAA